The nucleotide window CGATTTTTCCCGCCATTTTAATATTGATAAGGCACCCGCCGAATTGCGCTCACTAAGAAGCGACTTTAACCTGATCAACCAAACCTTTAAGTCGATAACAAGAGAAAAAGAAACCCAGTATCAATATCTTCAGAAAATACTGGAGTTGATACAAACCGGTATCCTGTTATATGATACAGAAACAGGAAAGGTAAGCTGGGTGAACGAATCGTTAAAGAAGATACTGGAACTACCTTATATACCTAATCTGCATCTGATCGAAAAAAAGAATGCAATCATTTATAATGCGGTGGCAAGCCTGGAGCCCGGTCAGAGTACTGTACTGCTGCTGGATGCAGACCAGCAAAAGCTGATGCTTTCGGCGGCAACTTTCGTAACGGAGGGTAAAAGTCATAAGCTGGTAGCGCTGCAAAATATCAATGAAGCGCTTGATGAAAACGAAGCCCGGTCATGGCAGAAATTGTTGAGCGTAATGACTCATGAGATCATGAACTCGGTAGCGCCCATTGCCTCATTGGCTGCTACTTTAAAACAACAGTTGCAGTCTGGGGTGGAGCATTTTGCTTCTTCTAAAGAGGATCTGGAGCTGGGCATTGAAACGATACAGCGGAGAAGTGAAGGCCTGATGCAGTTTGCAGCCACTTATCGCACGCTAAACAAAATAACCAGCTCCGGTAAACAGTCTTTCCTGGTAGGAGACCTGTTTGAAAATGTATTGCAATTACTAGGTCCCAAGATAGAGCAGCGGGCTATTAACGCCGATATTATCTTAAAAGACCCTTTAATGAAACTGAGCGCTGACCGGCATTTAATTGAACAGGTGTTGATCAACCTGGTGCTCAACGCAATTGATGCCTTAAAAGATGTTTCTGACCCGAAGGTAGTACTTTCAGGTTACCTTAATAATGATGGTCGTATTATTATTACTATCACCGATAATGGGGCAGGGATTCCTGCAGACATAATGGAAAAAGTTTTTATTCCCTTTTTTAGTACCAAAGCCAGCGGAAGCGGCATTGGTTTAAGTCTGTGTAAACAGATCATGCTATTACACAAAGGAAATATCCACGTCAAATCGGTACCCGCGTCGGGTACTATTTTTTATTTGCAGTTTTAAAGAAGTGTAGTAGTATTTTCTTCTTCCTCCGAAACATAGTCCGGTACCACTGTTTTTTTAAAAGTGAAATTTCGTTGTACCAGGTAACTAACGATAATTAATATGCCGGTAGTGCCTAATTGAGCAAATGTGGGATATATATGTAAATATTCAACTGCCAGTTTTAATAAGAGCCAGTTTAAAAACAGGTTCAGCAAACAAACCAGTAAATACCTGAAAAACTGAACCCGACCCTTAATTTTGCTGTCATCAAACACCACGTACTTCATCAGGAAAAATCCCCAGAATAAAGCTACCGTAAACGAGATAGCGAGCGATGCGGTATATGATTCAAACACAAAAAAGCCGAGGTTAACATCCTGGCTGCCCACTATATAATGGTAAGCAATATAAAATGTAATAAGGCCTAATAGCGTGTTAGACGCACCTGTGGCGAGATAACGGAAGGTTTGTATCGTCATTAACCTTTTGAAAAGCGGATAAAAAAAGTCAATAACCGGTAAAATAAAATTCCTGACCCGATAAAAATGTTGACGCATCGGCCGCGAAGATATTGCTATTTATAGCTATTTATGATGTCTACGGCCTTAAATTTGTATGGTATTGCAACCCGATATGAAAAATCACGCACTCATTGATCAGACATCAATCACCGGTTAGTCTGGTTGCCCTAAATCGGGAACCGAAAAAATCCTGTACGTTTGCACGAAAATTAAAGATCGTATGAGCATTGTTGCGGAATTGAAACCTGTTGTGCTGGGCACGTTAAACCAGTTGTACGGACAGGATTTTGGCCAGGATATGGTTTCTATAAATATAACCAAGCCCGAATTTGAAGGCGATTACACTTTGGTGCTTTTTTCTTTTATCAAACAACTGAAAAAGAAACCGGAAGAAATAGGGGCCGAGATAGGCCAACACCTGGTAGCAAATCATCCACAGCTCATTACGGCTTTTAATGTGATTAAAGGTTTTTTGAATCTTTCAATCAACCAGGATTACTGGAAACAGTATTTGGAGGGAAAATACGCGGAAACCAATTTCAGGCAATCGGCAGCCGTTCCCCAAAAGATTATGCTGGAATATGCTTCTCCCAATACCAACAAGCCTTTGCATTTGGGCCATTTGAGGAATATTTTCCTGGGTTGGAGCGTTTCTGAAATTTTAAAGCAGCAGGGAGATGAAGTGTTTAAAAGTTCCATTTCTAACGACAGGGGCATACATATCTGCAAGTCGATGGTGGCCTGGGAGCAGTTTGCCAACGGGCAAACACCTGAGCAGGCAGGGGTTAAAGGCGATCATCTTGTAGGAGATTATTATGTGCTCTTTGGTGCGAAGCACAAAGAGCAAATGGCTGAATTGATTGAAGGTGGCATGGGTAAGGAAGATGCAGATAAGAATACACCTATTATGAAAGCTGCCCAGCAAATGCTGGTAGATTGGGAGCGTGGCGATACTGCTGTTGTAGGACTTTGGGAAAAAATGAACGGCTGGGTATACGAAGGATTTAGTAAAACCTATAATCGTATCGGTGCTGATTTTGATAAGAACTATTATGAAAGCCAGACCTACCTGTTGGGTAAAGAGTTTGTACAGGAAGGACTGAGTAAAGGTGTTTTTTATCAAAAAGAAGATGGAAGTGTGTGGATTGATTTAACAACGGACGGATTGGACGAAAAGATTGTACAACGCAAAGACGGTACATCGGTATATATCACACAGGACCTGGGTTTGGCAGATGAGAAGTATAAAGATTTCCCTTACGACGAAAGCATTTATGTAATTGCAGACGAGCAGAATTACCACATGAAGGTGCTAAAGCTGATCCTGCAAAAACTGGGCAAGCCTTATGCCGACCGGATCCATCATTTAAGCTACGGTATGGTAGAACTGCCCACAGGTCGTATGAAAACGCGTGAAGGCACCGTGGTGGATGCAGATGATTTGATGGATGAGCTGGTAAAGGTAGCTGCAGCCAAAACAGAGGAGTTGGGCAAAGTGAGCGGCTTTTCTGAACAGGAACTGACGGAGCTGTATGAAACCATTGCCCTGGGCGCTTTAAAATTCTTCCTGCTACGGGTAGATCCTAAAAAACGTATGGTGTTTAACCCGGAAGAAAGCATCGATTTTCATGGTTTTACCGGTCCGTTCATCCAGTATACTCATGCGCGTATTAAATCGGTCTTAAGAAATGAAACGATCGATCAGCAGTCTGTAACTACGGGTGATCTTTTGCCGCTGGAAAAAGACCTGGTGTTTTTACTGGAACAATTCAATGTAGTGGTACAACAGGCAGCGTCTGAGTTTAATCCGTCACTGCTGGCTATTTATGCCTTTAACCTGGCTAAGTTGTTCAATAGTTTTTATGCAGCCCATTCCATACGTAATGCAGAGAGCGGTGAAAAGAAACAATTGCGTTTAAAGATATCTACATTGACTGCCAATACCATTGCAGCGTCAATGAGGTTGCTAGGTATTAAGGTTCCGGAAAGGATGTAGTAATATTTATCGGATGATCAGGAGGTCGCGGAATAAAGCTGTCAGCATTGTTCCGCGATTTTTATGTGTCGGGGGGAGTATGTCAGCACATAGCCAGGTGTAATTATTCACCAACTAGTGAGTAATTTTACATTTGTACCCGATATTTATTTTGAGATTGAATCTAATTACTATAATATGACCCATCATCACCTATATATACTGGTATTGATCAGCCTGATGGCTAAAGCCTGCAACAGTCCTAAAGGAACGCAACAGTTGGCAGGTAACGACCCTTTTGAAGTGCCGTCGACCGCTCCCTGGCTAAAAGATCAGTACAATAATGTGGTGGAGATAGAAACAAAGCATGTGGCCCGTTCGGGTGAGCATATTCTGATTGATATTCCTTTAGCAGCGTATCCGGATAGCAGTTATGTGTTTTTTCTGAATGCAGCGGTACCTGTTGAAAGATTAGTAAAGTATGAGGGATTTTACCCTGCTGTTAAGGAATTTATTGTTATTGTGCCTGACTGGGAGTTCTATGAAAAACTGGCTGCCGATGCAACTAAGAACGGCATAACCCTGGAACCTGCTACGACTAACTTGTATTACCATATCCTGCGTGAAGAGGACAATGTGAAAGTAGATAGTATCCGCATATCGGGAGATGGGCATCCGAAACTGGAGTTTCAAAAGCCTATAGCGCCCAAAGATATGCTTGTAGTATATCGTACAGAAAGCTATGGGTCGGTTTGTTGTCCCAGGGACCCACGTTGGGACATTGCTGATCAGGATCCCACCTTTATCAAAGCTTTTGAGCAGCGCAATAAGGTTCGTATTCGTTCCCGTTACCGGCAGAATAATGGTAAAGAAGGAGAATATTCCATTTTTTACACGCTGCCCGGTTTATCGGTACAACAGCGCCTGAACTTCATTCTTGAAAAACGTTCACAGTGGATCGTTAATAAAGAAACCAAAGACAGTACTTTTCAACCACAGGTATTTACACCCCAGTTGGTTCCCATTGTTAAGACGGGTTCTAACAGGATGACCGAATTATAATCAGCCGTCGGGAATACCGGTTAATTTTTTCTGAAATCAATTACTACATTGTTAGCTAAAAGCTTTCCCTCAGCTTTAGTAATAGTTGCACCAGCCGGGACCTGAACCAACACCGCTGATTTTTGGGGACTTATTTTGTAGTTAAAGCTTTGCCTGATATTACGGGCTACAAACTTTCCTTCCAGGGTATT belongs to Niabella yanshanensis and includes:
- the argS gene encoding arginine--tRNA ligase, with the protein product MSIVAELKPVVLGTLNQLYGQDFGQDMVSINITKPEFEGDYTLVLFSFIKQLKKKPEEIGAEIGQHLVANHPQLITAFNVIKGFLNLSINQDYWKQYLEGKYAETNFRQSAAVPQKIMLEYASPNTNKPLHLGHLRNIFLGWSVSEILKQQGDEVFKSSISNDRGIHICKSMVAWEQFANGQTPEQAGVKGDHLVGDYYVLFGAKHKEQMAELIEGGMGKEDADKNTPIMKAAQQMLVDWERGDTAVVGLWEKMNGWVYEGFSKTYNRIGADFDKNYYESQTYLLGKEFVQEGLSKGVFYQKEDGSVWIDLTTDGLDEKIVQRKDGTSVYITQDLGLADEKYKDFPYDESIYVIADEQNYHMKVLKLILQKLGKPYADRIHHLSYGMVELPTGRMKTREGTVVDADDLMDELVKVAAAKTEELGKVSGFSEQELTELYETIALGALKFFLLRVDPKKRMVFNPEESIDFHGFTGPFIQYTHARIKSVLRNETIDQQSVTTGDLLPLEKDLVFLLEQFNVVVQQAASEFNPSLLAIYAFNLAKLFNSFYAAHSIRNAESGEKKQLRLKISTLTANTIAASMRLLGIKVPERM
- a CDS encoding sensor histidine kinase; its protein translation is MVIHQKYRPRYVLRLVLLFVSLLVTAWFFLKAAYVVSVLFMILSVVQAYLFYKLVMIPFTEIEDFAAAARYRDFSRHFNIDKAPAELRSLRSDFNLINQTFKSITREKETQYQYLQKILELIQTGILLYDTETGKVSWVNESLKKILELPYIPNLHLIEKKNAIIYNAVASLEPGQSTVLLLDADQQKLMLSAATFVTEGKSHKLVALQNINEALDENEARSWQKLLSVMTHEIMNSVAPIASLAATLKQQLQSGVEHFASSKEDLELGIETIQRRSEGLMQFAATYRTLNKITSSGKQSFLVGDLFENVLQLLGPKIEQRAINADIILKDPLMKLSADRHLIEQVLINLVLNAIDALKDVSDPKVVLSGYLNNDGRIIITITDNGAGIPADIMEKVFIPFFSTKASGSGIGLSLCKQIMLLHKGNIHVKSVPASGTIFYLQF
- a CDS encoding GtrA family protein; the protein is MTIQTFRYLATGASNTLLGLITFYIAYHYIVGSQDVNLGFFVFESYTASLAISFTVALFWGFFLMKYVVFDDSKIKGRVQFFRYLLVCLLNLFLNWLLLKLAVEYLHIYPTFAQLGTTGILIIVSYLVQRNFTFKKTVVPDYVSEEEENTTTLL